The window TGGGCATAAAGGCATGAAAATCAACAGCTATGATCTCTGAATCCAAAAGATTTTTTGGAGAGCCCTCCAATCAACAGTggatccttcttcttttcttttttttcagacTTAAAAAGATTCGAGAAAGGCCCTCATGACTTTGTCGAGGATATTTGATAGTTGTTTAGGTGGGCTGAGCCCAGGCCCATTTGTACTAACGGTCCAGGCTCAATCACAAATTTCAGGGCTGATCATCAAATGGCCAGAGTCAGTTATTAAATTGATGTATCCATTCAAGCGAGTGCACATTTTTGGCACGAGCGAGCTTCGACACGTCGTGGTGAATTTATCACACGTGTAATATATTAAAGCCGCTTACCAGGTGGCCCCTGTACGTGTATATGTCTGGAATGAATCTGTCACGTGTGTGCAAAATAAACGGACAACAGATAAGAGAAAGTGATCCAACTATCTAATATACAAATGGCCCATGTCATGATCTTATATTACTCATCTTtgagaaaaggaagcaatgcaGTCATGGTCACATcatcgttatttatttatttttgtgtgtgtgcgAGCGTGTGAAGGTGGACGGTAGCACTATAAGctttattaataataaaaaagaaaaagaaaaattacgtAAGGAGAGGGGGATATAGAACCTGACCTCCAAAACAAGAAACAACTAAGAAAAGCAATAAACATTTGATCAACAGCTTTTGTTTACTGGCAGAGCAAGACAACAATCCAGCAAACTAGGCTTTACAGATTGAGATTAAATGacatatattaaaattaaatccttaaaaaaaataataaaaaaatagagcAGTTACACACACAGCAACAACACAGTTTGGGGAAAGAGAAGCAAATGAAAAGCTATCGTTGATTTCTCTCTCCAACTCCTCTTATCGGCGACCCAATCTGATATTGGGGATGTGTGCAATCTTGTAgcgatcttctcctccttctcggCAGCGTTCTGCTAAGACTGGACATTCCCATATATTCAGTTTTTGAAGCATGGTGAGGTGTTGCAACTCCTCTGGTAGAGATCTCAACTCTGGACACCACCAGATCTCTAATTGTTGAAGCATGGTGAGGTGTTGCAACTCCACTGGTAGAGATCTCAACTTCGGACAGCCATAGATGTCCagagtttggagggctttgagttgtcccaaccAACCACATGAGAACGATGTCAGCTCTCGATTATAAGAAATCTTCAAATGGTTAAGGTTGGGGAGGACGGGTAAGGGCACACCGGATGACATTCCAACATCACTTCCATACAAAGTCAGCTTCTGGAGGAGCGGTGGAAGATTGCTGGGCAACTCCTTCAGCTTTGGACATTCATCTATTTGTAATTCCAGGAGTGATGGCATAACCTCTCCATCATCTCGACCTCTTAATTCCCACTCTTCCCAATTTGTCATTCTGTGGAAGGAGAGGCTCTCCAGCTTTGGGAATGAGACAACACCACCACCACTTCCATCATTATTATCATCCCCACTAAACTCACCACCTACCTTTCTCACCTCTTCCATTCTCCAAATTTCAAGGGATTTAAGGGAAGGTAGTTTCCCAAGACCTGGCAATTGCTTGCACTTTTTACAATTCGAGAGTTGCACCTTGACTAGATTGGAGAAAACCGGATCCTCTGTCCACTTGGGAAGCTTGGAACCTCCGTAGCTCTCTATTTCCAACTCTTTCAAGTTTCTGTGGGGCTGCAGGATTTCAAGCACCTCCTCTGTTCTCTTCTGCTCATCATCACCCGATGCTTCATCGTCGTATTTGAAGGATAGAGTATGAAGGTACTGCTTCTTATTCAGTTCTCCCTCCATAGCTTCATCTCTGCTCCTCACATTTTCCAAGCCAGTAATTAGAAGACTTCCCTGAAGATGATTGAGGTGTTTCAGTTCTCCCCATTTACATCCTTCATCGTCACCCCCCACTATGAACTTTGTTAATGTCCGAAGGCTACTCAGTTTCCCTATGCCCTGCGGTAAGTACTTTATGCCAGTGAATTCTATTTCTAAATGTCTCAAGCTAATCATTTTCCCCATCCCTCTAGGCAGTTTTCTTAGACCATGACAACTATTGAGTCTCAAGGTCTGTAAATTTCTACAATTACTGACCTCCTCTGGCAACTCCTCGATCTTTGTCACTGATAAATCAAGAAATCTCAAGTGCTTCAAGTTTCCAACTGTTGGAGGCAATTTCTGAATGCTAGTGTGACTCAAGTCCAATGCCCTGAGGtgcctgaaatgatgaaataaattgtttggcaccctggagatTCTTGAGTCACGTAGCAACGTCCGCAGCTTTTGTGCCTTATACAAGGTGGCCCAATCTCTGTCACCTGCGTCATCACTGTCAATTAAAAACAAATGGCGGAGATTATTTAGGTTCAATGAGGATTGCTTTCTCATCTCCACCACTGAACACTCACTTCCTGCAACAGATTGTGCAAGATcatgaactaaatcatgcatcttgcactTGAGTACGTTATTGTCATCATCGAGTTCTGCATCTTGGAGCAACGAGCGTCTTAGTAAATCATCGAAATACAGCCCACCAGTTTCCTCCATGTCTAGACTTCCCCTCGAGCAGATGAAACCTTGTGCCACCCATAGCTTGACTATCCTATCCTTCATTATCCAACTATCTTTCGGGAAAATAGAGCAATACACAAAGCACTGCTTCAGAGTTGGAGGTAAATCATGGTAGCTCAGTAATAAAGCGGGTAAAATACCTCCCACTAtatcacctgagttccatatctCGCTTTCCAACACAAGCTCCCACTGCCTTCTCGTCTTTCTCGAGCGCATGGCGCTCCCTATCGTCTTTGCTGCGAGAGGCAGCCCTCCACACTTGTTTACGATTTTCCTTCCAATCTCTTCCAAATCCGAACGCTCTTCTGCACTCCGATGCTCAAGCGCTTCGCGACTGAACACTGACCAGCAATCTTCATGAGATAAAACATCCAGTTTCTGCATGTGATCAGTACTTCCCATCCTCGATGCAACATCTTCCGAACGAGTGGTTACAATGATTCGACTCCCGGGTGCACCAGCTTGGAAGGGACGTCTCAGATCGTTCCACTTCTTGTTATCATGTCTCCAAACGTCGTCAAGCACAAGCAAGAATCGCTTTGCTTGCAACATATCACAGAGACTACGCTGCAACGGGTCCAAGTCTGATAACTCACAAACCTTCCAAGTTGCACATTCGATGATTGATTTTGTAATACGTTTGACATCAAAATCTTCAGAAACACATACCCACATCCTCATGTCGAAATGCCCCTCGACTATTTTATCGTTGTAAATGAGTTGAGCAAGGGTGGTCTTGCCCAAGCCCCCCATTCCAACGATAGAAATGACGAAGGGCACCTCATTTACCTCTCTACTACTCCCCCCCAGCATCAAGTCTATGACTTTTTTTTTAACACCTTCCCTCCCAACAATGAACGGGTCAGGTAGGGAGCTTGTCTCTCGGTCACCTATCTCACCCTCCCTAACTTCACTATCCACCCCCCTCGTAATAAAATTAAATCGGTTCTTCTCTTTTTCAATATCATCTAATCTACCCCTCACCTCCTTTATCCTACTCCCAATTTTGTGGCGTAACACAACATGATTGAAGCAGTTAACAGGCGACAGGAAGCTTCTTACCTTCTTCTTACTGAAACAGGACACACCATCTTCATCAGGTGCTTGTGATTTGAGAGCTTCCGTCATCCATTCATCTAGTATGTCATCCACATCATAGGCCACGTCTTTGAGCTTCTCCAACCAGTCCTTCACTGCTTCGTTCTTCAGTCGCTGAGTTTCAGCATCTTTAAGCACAGCTTGGATCGAGGTGAACGTActggaaagccttttgatctcGTTGGTGACACCCACCAACGAAACcacctcatcttcaacaactTTGGCCAATTTTTCTATGGCAAGCGAGACCAGTGAATCAACCATGTTTTCTGCTTTTGGTAGTGATGAAAAGAAGGGAGGAATTTGACTTCAAAGAGATGTAAATATAGGAAATGGGAAGGACTTTGAAggtatggaagagagagagaggaaataggaaatgGGAAGGACTTTGAAGAtattgaagagagagagatgcaaatgTTGGTATGCCGTTGTTGGTACAACAGAATGCACATTATATAGGAAGTGTCTGCTCTTTATTCAAATTGATGCAAAACCTTCCTTCCACTTCAATTTTAATTAGTTATTCCAAATAAAAGAATGGAATAATATGATTTCCACCTAAGGATAAGCATATGTCCTTAGCTTTCACAAGCATGGCCCATGGCTTGGACAATCTGAACTATTGATCTCATGTGTTCCACATCGGTTAAGAAAAGGACAATGGAAATGGTCCCCATCCAATTCAAGTATTGGTAATGATTGGATGACTAGGATattctaggatcatcaccaatTTGCAATAAGACCCGTTTGATCAATGGCTGGgatcataacccatgggccccacttgaaccAATTGATGCTTTGAAATGAGGTTTTCACGGTATCCATTGGTTGAGGTTCCTCTTCCAAGGATAACATTGTTCTCAAGGTAAGAAAAGATGCCGCAAGGAAGGAATTGCTTTCAAGCAGAGCACCAAAGATCCATACCTCCAACAATAAGAAAAGGTTTATTATACTTGAGTGAGAATCCCAACACATATttcaaaattaatttttttaattttaaacctTAAAATGTTACTGGACTCCCACCAACCATCCATTTATCATGAGAGATTAATGGCCACAAGATTCTTGACAAGGTTTCAAGTATCAGCCAAAACCAGTACATATAGCTCAACATGCATTGATTAcgtattgtttcctttggtggggcccacttgatttttttttttttttaaaaagaaaaatttttatcagcctgatttttgcagtgtcttatcttcatggtgggccacacatgctgtgatgtaggacaattaaccacttactctaaaagcttgagtTGTTAGATCATGGctaattaattcctttatctcatagccgaAGCCCCACATCGCATAGGTTAGGACCTCAGTCGAACTCCCTTCATTgaccctaaatcacatgggtaccacctcacatgagccaccgcctcacacgggccgcccaccctgagtgtttccccgcatcccacgggcttccccactcgagcccattgtgaaaatgcccctgcattatgctGGATGATTTAAATTCcacacacatgcatcaatgtgggccaacAGGAAGCATGCCGATGTGCACATGAGCTATGCTTGAGAGGTATTTGAGAATGGGACATACAttgtgaaaagaaaagaagttatTTGCTTGTCCCCATCACCATCTGACCTATCAAAAGAACGGCTCTGAACTTGCTTATATATATGCTTTGTATGCTCCAATGACATGGAGCAGTTGAACAGGGCCCCAAAGAAGTACAGTCACATCTCATGGCCTCCTATTAGTTGCTGAAAAGTAGGGCAAACCAAAAACAGGGTGGATAATCAATAAAGTTATTATTATTTGCTGTCGTAGTTGTTGTTTCTGTTTAATTCATTCAAAATATAAGAGAAAGCATTTTATCTATATGTGAGTCAAATGGTCAGTCATGTGTTTATtcctgcatcaggtgggccaccaacgtTTTTTAACCGTTAAATTACATGGTCAATGTTTGGACTCCTCAGATCAATCCATTGATGTAGTTTTAGTGATTTGAATAGCATACATATGTACAATTAAATAGTAGCCTAGCAATTACCTTTGTTACCCTTGTAATTCTTtaacattttattattattattattattattattattattattattttaaattcacATAAAATATGATAAAGCAGAGAAAAGCATTTTAATTTATCTCAAATCAtacactgtatattgcattgagCAGCACACCTCTTGAAATTGTGTTTTATATAGTTCTCAACTCCTGCTGGTATGAACAAAAATTCTAACCCACCCAGCTCATAAGGTGAGACCTATTAAGTCCATGCGATGTCCAACCctttcaataggttggccccaccacgaCAATCACTAAAGGTCAAAATTCAACGCTATCCactcgtcaagtgggccacaccatggaaatcAATATCTAGCCATTGATGAAGCATTGTCTACTCGattgaatggatgtggctgatttttgcatgagGCAATGCAAGTGATAGGGCAAGcatattggatggattggatgtggcAGATGAAAGGTTGGACCACAACTTTCATTCCAACCGCATGGACTTGAGAGAACCTCTTCAATAGAGTGAGCTTGTGCCTACCTACACATGCCTTGGTCATGTGCACGGATGCGTAATGCCTGTGGCTACCggatggtgctatgtgggccccacctggatggatgtgttttatccacgctcttCGTACATTTCTCCtgatcattatagggcatgagcccacatatccaaatctcttgtggaccgcaccacaggaaaagtgGTAATTGAACCCCAACACTAAAAACTTCCTGCGACCACAAAAATTttgtatgaagctgatatttgtgttttcccttcatccaggtctgtctgaACTTTTTCAACAATGGACATCATTatctctactttttttttttaatgtgttgtggtctacctgagctttggatatgcttcaattttggaattgtatcataaaatgagctggaaaattggatggatagcatagataaaacttatacatcacagtgggccaagATAATCCATACCATGCTATAGCTTGGTGAGCTCCTAACAACAGAATCTGCATCCTCATTTAACATGGCCATCTCACTATGAGACCAGCTACCCTTCAATACAGATGGAATAGCGGAATGATCACAAATAGGCATAGCATGCAAACTTTCACATAAAGCCCACTTTTTCCtggatgcggattggctggtgtaccacaccaccgatctggctgGTGTGTTCACTcgccaagttacgtgggtcccatcatgagtatgtgttatatcccaactga of the Magnolia sinica isolate HGM2019 chromosome 7, MsV1, whole genome shotgun sequence genome contains:
- the LOC131250802 gene encoding putative disease resistance protein RGA3, which translates into the protein MVDSLVSLAIEKLAKVVEDEVVSLVGVTNEIKRLSSTFTSIQAVLKDAETQRLKNEAVKDWLEKLKDVAYDVDDILDEWMTEALKSQAPDEDGVSCFSKKKVRSFLSPVNCFNHVVLRHKIGSRIKEVRGRLDDIEKEKNRFNFITRGVDSEVREGEIGDRETSSLPDPFIVGREGVKKKVIDLMLGGSSREVNEVPFVISIVGMGGLGKTTLAQLIYNDKIVEGHFDMRMWVCVSEDFDVKRITKSIIECATWKVCELSDLDPLQRSLCDMLQAKRFLLVLDDVWRHDNKKWNDLRRPFQAGAPGSRIIVTTRSEDVASRMGSTDHMQKLDVLSHEDCWSVFSREALEHRSAEERSDLEEIGRKIVNKCGGLPLAAKTIGSAMRSRKTRRQWELVLESEIWNSGDIVGGILPALLLSYHDLPPTLKQCFVYCSIFPKDSWIMKDRIVKLWVAQGFICSRGSLDMEETGGLYFDDLLRRSLLQDAELDDDNNVLKCKMHDLVHDLAQSVAGSECSVVEMRKQSSLNLNNLRHLFLIDSDDAGDRDWATLYKAQKLRTLLRDSRISRVPNNLFHHFRHLRALDLSHTSIQKLPPTVGNLKHLRFLDLSVTKIEELPEEVSNCRNLQTLRLNSCHGLRKLPRGMGKMISLRHLEIEFTGIKYLPQGIGKLSSLRTLTKFIVGGDDEGCKWGELKHLNHLQGSLLITGLENVRSRDEAMEGELNKKQYLHTLSFKYDDEASGDDEQKRTEEVLEILQPHRNLKELEIESYGGSKLPKWTEDPVMPSLLELQIDECPKLKELPSNLPPLLQKLTLYGSDVGMSSGVPLPVLPNLNHLKISYNRELTSFSCGWLGQLKALQTLDIYGCPKLRSLPVELQHLTMLQQLEIWWCPELRSLPEELQHLTMLQKLNIWECPVLAERCREGGEDRYKIAHIPNIRLGRR